From one Cynocephalus volans isolate mCynVol1 chromosome X, mCynVol1.pri, whole genome shotgun sequence genomic stretch:
- the LOC134368622 gene encoding heat shock transcription factor, X-linked member 3-like: MDSQDTDDSETELASSSGGEPASGVPPDPNLDPREVSDVQGDQAVGQDADSQNDEQPADQNQRASSVEEDSDPRTLSFPRRLWKIIEDDAFESVRWDDDGHTVIIEEDFFQREILRKRGADRIFETDTMKTFIRQMNRYGFSKIRTKTSSVDSPGDKKIMLYSNPNFQRDQPGLLENIHKKGDLRNTALPATCAPTAKRKKLVPTRHSVRIQHIKAKKEANSKSQGEAPNVQGPSNPQFSIFPGGTRSRGTVARHPLGNRSPQEPNDPSRGEDISVNVRFEPRADTGMEGAGDPLPNLPLYPGIGLPMSLYNICYSTLMASLLEMSPSEPRNEEQSEG, encoded by the exons ATGGATAGTCAGGATACTGACGACAGTGAAACCGAGCTCGCCTCATCTTCTGGTGGAGAGCCAGCAAGCGGGGTCCCACCTGATCCAAACCTGGATCCCAGGGAGGTATCAGACGTCCAAGGTGACCAAGCCGTGGGACAAGATGCAGACTCCCAAAATGATGAACAACCAGCAGATCAAAACCAACGTGCGTCCAGTGTGGAAGAAGACAGTGACCCCAGAACACTCTCCTTCCCGAGGAGGCTCTGGAAGATCATTGAGGATGACGCTTTCGAGTCTGTGCGCTGGGATGACGATGGACACACCGTGATCATAGAGGAAGACTTTTTCCAGAGGGAAATTCTTCGCAAGAGAGGCGCGGACAGGATTTTTGAAACAGACACAATGAAGACCTTCATTCGCCAAATGAACCGCTATGGATTCAGCAAAATACGCACAAAAACCTCTTCAGTTGATTCTCCAGGGGACAAGAAAATTATG cTTTACAGTAATCCCAATTTTCAGAGAGACCAGCCTGGGCTCCTTGAGAACATCCACAAAAAAGGTGACCTCAGAAACACTGCTCTGCCAGCAACCTGTGCACCAACcgcaaagagaaagaagctggTACCTACGAGACATTCCGTGCGAATCCAACACATTAAGGCCAAGAAAGAAGCCAACAGCAAGTCCCAGGGGGAAGCCCCAAATGTCCAGGGACCCAGTAACCCTCAGTTCTCCATCTTCCCTGGGGGTACCCGGTCTAGGGGCACTGTTGCTAGACATCCCCTAGGAAATCGTTCCCCTCAAGAGCCAAATGATCCAAGCAGGGGGGAAGACATCTCTGTGAATGTTAGGTTTGAGCCCAGGGCTGACACTGGAATGGAAGGTGCAGGGGACCCGCTCCCCAACCTCCCACTTTACCCGGGAATTGGTCTCCCGATGTCTCTGTATAACATCTGTTATTCCACTCTGATGGCTTCCCTCTTAGAAATGTCTCCCAGTGAGCCGCGCAACGAGGAGCAGTCGGAGGGCTGA